The Heliomicrobium gestii genomic sequence AGTTACGGCAATCCGTTGTCTCCTGTCAAGGCGCTAGTGTTCTTACTGTGCGATAAAACTGGTTTTTTCACAAAATAAATAGCGCCGTGACACAACGTATACTCGCATGATAAACAGAAAATCAGGTATGCTATTCATGAATAATAAACTAAGTTACAGAATGGGGTTCATGTTATGGACAATAGAAGCGTTGCATCCTACGGTCTTGGCGAAGAAATCGTAAAAGCCTTAAAAAGCATGGGATTTGAGACCCTGACAGAAGTACAGCAACAGGCGATTCCTTTGATTCTTAACGATAAGGATATTATCGTGAAATCCCAGACAGGCAGTGGGAAGACCGCAGCGTTTGCCATTCCTCTTTGCGAAAAGATGGAGATAGAGCAAAAGAACCCCCAGGTGTTGGTTTTGACGCCCACCAGAGAATTGGCTGTTCAGATCAAGCAGGATATCGCCAATATAGGGAGATTCAAAAAGATCCGGTGCGCAGCTGTATATGGTAAGCATCCCATAGAATTTCAAAAAAGAGAGTTAAAACAGAGGGTCCACGCCATCGTAGGCACACCCGGCAGAACCTACGATCATATCGAAAGAAAAAATTTCATTCTCGATGAGATCCGGTATCTGGTGATTGATGAAGCGGATAAGATGCTGGATATGGGTTTTATCGAACAAATTGAAGCGATAATAAAAATGTTGCCCCCAAATCGGGTGACTCTGTTGTTCTCCGCGACAATGCCGGAAAAAATCGTTGCCATATGTGATAAATACATGCGCAGTTCTGAAAAAATTGAGGTAAAATCGGAAAATCCCACTACCGATAAAATCAAGCAGTATTACTATGAAGTAGACGAAGAAGACAAGAGTAGTCTTTTGAATAAGATTATCTACACCCAAAGACCGGAAAGTTGTATTGTTTTTTGTAATACCCGGGAGCAGGTAGATGCAGTATTTAGCAAAATGAAGCATAAAGGCTATCTCTGCAGCAGCCTGCATGGCGGCATGGAACAGAGAGAACGACTGATGACCATTCAAAAGTTCAAAAGAGGCGAATTCAGATTCCTTATTGCTACCGACGTTGTGGCACGAGGTATTCACATTGACGATATTGCCCTCATCATCAATTATGATGTTCCGATGGAATGTGAAAGCTATGTTCATCGTATAGGTAGGACAGGCCGAGCAGGGAATGAAGGCACCGCCCTCACTTTCGTAACGCCCCGTGAGCACAGGTTTTTTGCGGAGATAGAAGAATATGTGCAGTATAAGATACCGAAGAGGGAACTGCCGACCATGGAAGAAGTGGAAAGCGGGAAGCGGATTTTTGAGAAGAGCAGGAATGTAAAGTCGAAACGAAAACTGGATGTAAGTGAACATCTCAATAGAGAGATCATAAGAGTCCGGATCAATGCCGGAAAAAAGACGAAAATGAGACCGGGAGATATCATGGGTGCGCTAACCAGCATTAGCGGTGTCGATGCAGGGGATGTGGGGATT encodes the following:
- a CDS encoding DEAD/DEAH box helicase; this encodes MDNRSVASYGLGEEIVKALKSMGFETLTEVQQQAIPLILNDKDIIVKSQTGSGKTAAFAIPLCEKMEIEQKNPQVLVLTPTRELAVQIKQDIANIGRFKKIRCAAVYGKHPIEFQKRELKQRVHAIVGTPGRTYDHIERKNFILDEIRYLVIDEADKMLDMGFIEQIEAIIKMLPPNRVTLLFSATMPEKIVAICDKYMRSSEKIEVKSENPTTDKIKQYYYEVDEEDKSSLLNKIIYTQRPESCIVFCNTREQVDAVFSKMKHKGYLCSSLHGGMEQRERLMTIQKFKRGEFRFLIATDVVARGIHIDDIALIINYDVPMECESYVHRIGRTGRAGNEGTALTFVTPREHRFFAEIEEYVQYKIPKRELPTMEEVESGKRIFEKSRNVKSKRKLDVSEHLNREIIRVRINAGKKTKMRPGDIMGALTSISGVDAGDVGIIDVQDTCSYVEILGGKGKLVLDALPTTKIKGKLQSIREVGHSSR